A genomic window from Purpureocillium takamizusanense chromosome 2, complete sequence includes:
- the DIA4 gene encoding Serine--tRNA ligase (COG:J~antiSMASH:Cluster_2.4~EggNog:ENOG503NV6W), producing the protein MNRAFTCLRCRAPRPRVRAAAAAAFARSFADNGKRPSMAPKPIIDIKHIRQNPELYELTCLERNYPRQAENPARILQLHERWQELQRQGRSLRERSNLLRKFLANPATSSGDEDVAELRAMTREQVQEEARRLKGELSGIEQGEAAAVREMEALALEMPNLTSDDTPRGHEPVVLSYINEQPRFDEDASDEAVWRSHVHVGSELGILDFAGAAASSGWGWYFLVGEAAQLEQALIQYALAVATRHGWTQVAPPSIVYSHIGAACGFQPRDQNGEQQVYAIAQSQADADRGVPELCLAGTSEIPLAGMRANTTLDAEDLPMRHVAVSRCYRAEAGARGADTKGLYRVHEFTKVEMFAWTAPDEAEAQDVYEEMLDIQTEILSSLGLYCRVLSMPTTDLGASASRKVDMEAYFPSRRQHGLDDGWGEVTSASSCGDYQTRRLATRTRLDGRMTFPFTANGTALAVPRVLAALLENGWDEETATVAVPECLRPWMDGKERIGGRRRGTRAGKQEGKKTA; encoded by the coding sequence atgaATAGGGCATTTACGTGCCTTCGCTGCCGGGCACCGAGGCCCCGGgtgcgggccgccgccgccgccgccttcgcgcGCAGCTTCGCAGACAACGGCAAGCGCCCGTCCATGGCCCCCAAGCccatcatcgacatcaaGCACATACGACAGAATCCGGAGCTGTACGAGCTCACCTGCCTGGAGCGCAACTACCCGCGCCAGGCCGAAAACCCGGCGCGCATCCTGCAGCTGCACGAGCGGTGGCAAGAGCTCCAGCGTCAAGGCCGCTCCCTGCGCGAGCGCTCAAATCTACTGCGCAAGTTCCTGGCAAACCCGGCGAcaagcagcggcgacgaggacgtggcaGAGCTGCGAGCCATGACGCGCGAGCAGGTACAGGaagaggcgcggcggctcaaGGGCGAGCTGTCGGGCAttgagcagggcgaggcggcggccgtgagagagatggaggcgctcgcgctcgagatGCCCAACCTCACGAGCGACGACACGCCGCGGGGCCACGAGCCGGTGGTGCTGAGCTACATCAATGAGCAGCCGCgtttcgacgaggacgcgagCGATGAGGCCGTCTGGCGCTCGCACGTGCACGTCGGCTCGGAGCTGGGGATACTCGActtcgcgggcgccgcggcgtcctcTGGCTGGGGCTGGTACTTCttggtgggcgaggcggcgcaacTCGAGCAGGCGCTGATTCAGTACGCGCTGGCTGTGGCGACGCGGCACGGGTGGACGCAGgttgcgccgccgagcatcGTCTACAGCCACATCGGTGCGGCGTGCGGGTTCCAGCCGCGGGACCAgaacggcgagcagcaggtcTACGCCATCGCGCAATCGCAGGCTGACGCCGACAGGGGCGTGCCGGAGCTGTGCCTAGCGGGTACGTCGGAGATCCCGCTTGCGGGCATGCGGGCCAACACGACGCTGGACGCTGAAGACCTGCCCATGCGGCACGTGGCCGTGTCGCGCTGCTATCGCGCTGAGGccggggcgcgcggcgccgacaccAAGGGCCTGTACCGGGTGCATGAGTTTACAAAGGTGGAGATGTTCGCGTGGACAGCGCCGGACGAAGCCGAGGCACAGGATGTGTACGAGGAGATGCTCGACATCCAGACGGAGATCCTCTCATCATTGGGGCTCTACTGCCGGGTGctgtcgatgccgacgacagACCTGGGGGCGTCGGCCAGCCGCAAGGTGGACATGGAGGCCTACTTCCCGAGCCGGCGGCAAcacggccttgacgatggCTGGGGCGAGGtgacgtcggcgagctcgtgcGGCGACTACCAAACGCGGCGActggcgacgcggacgcggtTGGACGGGCGCATGACGTTCCCCTTCACGGccaacggcacggcgctggcggtgccgcgcgtgctggcggcgctgctcgagaacggctgggacgaggagacggccaCGGTGGCGGTGCCCGAGTGCCTGCGCCCGTGGATGGACGGCAAGGAGCGCATcggcgggcggaggcgggggacGAGAGCGGGCAAGCaggaggggaagaagacggcgTGA
- a CDS encoding putative secondary metabolism biosynthetic enzyme (COG:S~antiSMASH:Cluster_2.4~EggNog:ENOG503P5ZP), giving the protein MFGGDKNPIQVQAQPPGLEASPPPPLVLIHDGGGTTFSYFMLGKLNRAVWAIENPEYSSGKAWAGGVDEMAHRYIDVIIEAGIRGAIILGGWSFAGYVSLTMAHILARDPRGDLLHVAGFLMIDVPYFTPRPQLTVSTSEPEIEGIPDLVRTAFENVDDMMERWEKPRWDGPAAAVVGRGEGKLQVAGQVLAMPPPEGILHRPLGGTSWTTSHRQNGQPPTLEVTNPIIPPPGVMIRCAQPLPVTKQCPSTPARLDVHRDDVSLGWDGNYTDFLQAVIDVDADHYNVFDMCDVEKMENLTAQLITGLEILDGLDVFSLSSDDANHSSAPSHASPGSMPAHL; this is encoded by the exons AtgttcggcggcgacaagaacCCGATCCAAGTGCAGGCGCAGCCGCCTGGCCTGGAGGCgagcccgcctccgccattAGTTCTGatccacgacggcggcggcacgaccTTTAGCTACTTCATGCTCGGCAAGCTGAACCGCGCCGTCTGGGCCATCGAGAACCCCGAGTACTCCAGCGGCAAGGCATGGGCCGGCGGAGTGGACGAGATGGCGCACCGCTACATAGATGTCATCATCGAAGCGGGCATCAGGGGCGCCATCATTCTCGGTG GCTGGTCTTTTGCGGGTTACGTCTCCTTGACCATGGCTCACATCCTGGCTCGGGACCCACGCGGGGACctcctccatgtcgccgGCTTTCTCATGATCGACGTTCCGTACTTTACTCCACGGCCGCAGCTCACGGTTTCCACCTCGGAGCCTGAGATAGAGGGCATCCCGGACCTGGTGCGCACGGCGTTTGAaaacgtcgacgacatgatggAACGCTGGGAGAAGCCGCGCTGGGacgggcccgcggcggcggtggttggcaggggggaagggaagcTTCAGGTTGCCGGGCAAGTCctcgcgatgccgccgcctgaGGGCATCCTGCATAGGCCTTTGGGAGGCACCTCCTGGACGACATCTCACAGACAAAACGGTCAACCTCCGACTTTGGAAGTGACCAACCCTATCATCCCACCGCCCGGCGTGATGATTCGGTGCGCCCAGCCTCTACCAGTCACGAAGCAGTgtccctcgacgcccgctcGCCTCGACGTCCATCGAGACGACGTTTCACTCGGCTGGGACGGGAACTACACCGACTTCCTCcaggccgtcatcgacgtcgacgccgaccacTACAATGTCTTTGACATGTGTGACGTAGAAAAG ATGGAGAACCTCACGGCGCAACTCATCACCGGCCTCGAGATtctcgatggccttgacgtcTTTAGTCTCTCAAGCGATGATGCAAATCActcatccgcgccgtcgcatGCATCGCCTGGCTCTATGCCTGCACATCTATGA
- a CDS encoding uncharacterized protein (antiSMASH:Cluster_2.4~EggNog:ENOG503P25A~COG:Q) yields the protein MHLPTLDLSSFHHGSDAERKRLAEDLVQSFKDHGFVKLVNHGVPEDVVRQYMKAAVDFFALPTDVKMRIANARGPEPQRGFSWVGAEQTSKLRKENLQGQESWDELTDAREHFDAGPPGDAQYPNKWPTESELPGFRTLMEACYGQFQGICITLMEAIEVGLGLPPGVIVERCQPASSELRLNHYPRTDLRKLAEGKVKRTWPHTDFGIITLLFQDAIGGLELEDRRNPGTFAPVCPGSADGPTEMVVNISDTFQRWTNGDVMAGVHQVTVPPALRGLEDGECPERYSGIFFFKAHRSMSVGPLPHFVTKDKPALYDEIDALEFQRRMTKILY from the exons ATGCATCTCCCTACGCTGGACCTGTCTTCCTTTCATcacggcagcgacgccgagcgaAAGAGACTCGCGGAAGACCTGGTCCAAAGCTTCAAGGACCACGGCTTCGTGAAGCTGGTCAACCACGGCGTCCCCGAGGATGTCGTCAGGCAGTACATGAAGGCT GCAGTCGACTTCTTCGCGCTGCCGACTGACGTCAAGATGAGGATCGCCAACGCCAGGGGACCCGAGCCTCAGCGCGGGTTCAGCTgggtcggcgccgagcagaCGTCCAAGCTCAGAAAGGAGAATCTCCAGGGGCAAGAATCATGGGACGAGCTCACCGACGCGCGA GAGCACTTTGACGCCGGACCGCCGGGCGACGCGCAGTATCCCAACAAGTGGCCGACGGAGAGCGAGCTGCCCGGCTTCCGCACGCTGATGGAGGCTTGCTACGGCCAGTTCCAGGGCATCTGCATCACCCTCATGGAGGCCatcgaggtcggcctcggcctcccgccgggcgtcatcgtcgagcgGTGCcagccggcgtcgagcgagCTGCGCCTCAACCACTACCCGCGCACCGACCTGAGgaagctcgccgagggcaaggtgAAGCGGACCTGGCCGCACACCGACTTTGGCATCATCACCCTCCTCTTCCAGGACGCCatcggcgggctcgagctcgaggaccgcAGGAACCCGGGGACGTTTGCGCCCGTGTGCCCGGGGAGCGCCGACGGGCCGACGGAGATGGTGGTCAACATCAGCGACACGTTCCAGCGCTGGACAAACGGCGACGTCATGGCCGGCGTCCACCAGGTGACGGTCCCGCCGGCGCTGAGGGGGCTCGAGGACGGGGAGTGCCCGGAGCGGTACTCgggcatcttcttcttcaaggCGCACAGGAGCATGTCCGTggggccgctgccgcacTTTGTCACAAAGGACAAGCCGGCCCTGTATGACGAGATTGACGCGTTGGAGTTTCAGCGCCGCATGACCAAGATACTATACTAG
- a CDS encoding NRPS (COG:Q~antiSMASH:Cluster_2.4~SMCOG1127:condensation domain-containing protein~EggNog:ENOG503NWBA), whose product MLGSNDDVQTVTPQELEGIWKRNSPVPPAVARCAHAIFEQWARSQPSAPAVCAWDGRLSYGELDRKAAALASHLIEVGVGPGTLVPLCFEKSLWTTVAILAVLKVGGAFVLLDPSLPESRLQDIVRQLEATLILTSLPNRPLSSRLVQNVVVVNLDYFDGALGHQAERRLPCPSSSSLAYISFTSGSTGTPKGVMVTHENVASAVCYQMNRLRLTTESRIFDLASYSFSASICNVFHALLAGGCLCVPSDHDRKHRIAESITSFGANVIEITPSIARLLSPEETPTLRLILFSGEATGARDMEIWLGKKAIIAHTYGNTECPFNTNINYNPSSLEYATHIGDAVGAVSWIVNPQNHEELVAPGCVGELLLEGPVVSQGYLNGADKTRAAFIEDPVWLLQGAPGRPGRHGRLYKSGDLVRYNEDGHLVFVGRKDTQVKIRGQRVELGEVEHWLHKYVKSTARTVAEVVVPQGKNAKPLLAAFIQNESNGPGRNGHAVGQNKSDKDHVGLVIYPFAADIQAKISAHLPSYMVPSIIFSIEKLPQTMTGKLDRKRLREIGSSLSVEMLAEMLSSNRGPKRQPSSEILRCIQKIWSQVLDIPTAKIGLDDNFFHLGGDSIAAMKVVGEARKLGINLTVTDCFRYPVLHEHSKHSFHSVPSSSEDFVPFALIGDGVDIPSLLEDLTKACSATPAKISDAYPCTPLQQGLMALTLQRPGEYSMQGVMELSKNIDLERFCAAWERAARTMPILRTRLVQHRQLGLLQVVCDEPVRWVKATGLEEYLSADREDPMGLGRPLVRYGLVKETSEAVAPRWFVWSIHHTLYDGWSMPLLIDEVSRAYRGDAIETPPPFQTFIKYVKEQDNEDSRRYWQDTLSGCEGLTPFPSLPPTIKQPMADQTVEYQLPRPQVRSTDRNVTTSTLVRAAWALLISRMTNCPDVVFGITVSGRSAPVTGVETMAAPTFATVPLRVKPDENQTMWDYVDAVQQQSLDMTPHEQIGLQGIAEMSPDGRQACSFQTLLIIHPPETGTSQEEYGTWQPIRHQQWFNTYAFLIEVYLGDGSLTVKATFDSRVIQPWAVRKLLERLEFVTRQLEDAEAVDKLADIQVMTPHDLEQIWNWNSTLPAPWDVCVHDVFREQAMRRPDAPAVHSWDGQLTYRELDQLSSRLAGRLVQYGVGPDMIVPLLFEKSMWAPAAMLGVLKAGGAFVSIDTCLPEQRIQAIVQQVRSKVVVSSAANLRLSSRLSGTVIELGQDSMRLFDSSARPLPVDVTPSATMFAVFTSGSTGTPKGALLSHRNFCSSLKHQLRALGFNQDSRVFDFASYAFDVAIHNAFAAFASGGCLCIPSEKDRKDNINQVMADMRVTLANVTTSVARLIVPSSVPQLQTLIFGGEAVFIDDVVRWWDKVRVVNAYGPAECGPSTISWEQTSPQDITHIGAGLGLLTWVVDPDNHDILLPPGCVGELLLEGPLVGCGYLNDPAKTAAVFIEDPKWLLRGTATHPGRHGRLYKTGDLVRYSERGMLAYLGRKDTQVKIRGQRVELGEIEHCVQKCMPDATRVVAELITPRGAQSGPVLAAFLEIDAAATTAAEPEHHTAAARILPTPAGTRTRIAEALPAYMVPSAFISMKQLPVTPTGKLNRKQLREIGMAFTMRELSEPQSGRLEVKRPPVTNVERQMQQIWAKVLKIDPVTIGLDDSFAVLGGDSIGMMRMVVEARQAGLELTVVDIVRHPRLCQLAARTDGTSR is encoded by the exons ATGCTCGGTTCAAATGACG ACGTTCAGACCGTCACCCCGCAAGAGCTTGAGGGAATATGGAAGCGAAACAGCCCAGTTCCGCCTGCAGTCGCGCGCTGTGCCCACGCGATATTCGAACAGTGGGCTCGATCGCAGCCATCTGCGCCGGCGGTATGCGCCTGGGACGGCCGGCTGTCGTACGGCGAGCTTGACCGAAAGGCCGCAGCTCTGGCGAGTCATCTGATTGAGGTCGGTGTCGGACCAGGGACACTCGTGCCGCTATGCTTTGAGAAATCTCTATGGACGACAGTTGCGATCCTTGCAGTCCTCAAGGTGGGAGGGGCGTTCGTTCTGCTGGACCCATCTCTCCCTGAGAGTCGGCTCCAAGATATTGTCCGCCAGCTCGAAGCGACTCTGATTCTGACGTCTCTTCCCAATCGACCTCTGAGCTCACGATTGGTGCAaaacgtcgtcgttgtcaaTCTTGATTACTTCGACGGCGCCTTGGGCCATCAAGCAGAGCGgcgcctgccttgcccttcgtcctcgtctctcGCCTACATCTCGTTCACATCTGGCAGCACCGGGACGCCGAAGGGGGTAATGGTAACTCATGAGAACGTTGCCTCCGCTGTTTGTTACCAAATGAACCGTCTGCGGCTCACGACGGAATCAAGAATCTTCGACTTGGCATCGTATAGCTTCTCCGCTTCTATTTGCAATGTTTTTCATGCCCTCTTAGCAGGTGGTTGCCTTTGCGTACCGAGCGATCACGACAGGAAACACCGAATAGCGGAGAGCATAACGTCCTTTGGTGCCAACGTCATCGAAATCACCCCCtccatcgcccgcctcctgAGCCCTGAAGAAACACCTACTCTGCGCTTGATCCTGTTCTCCGGCGAAGCGACGGGAGCCCGGGACATGGAAATATGGCTGGGCAAAAAAGCGATCATCGCTCACACATACGGCAACACTGAGTGCCCGTTCAACACCAACATCAACTACAATCCGTCGAGCCTGGAGTATGCCACTCACATAGGAGATGCCGTTGGCGCGGTCTCTTGGATCGTGAACCCCCAGAACCACGAAGAACTTGTGGCCCCGGGATGCGTTGGAGAGCTGTTACTGGAAGGGCCCGTCGTTAGTCAGGGCTACTTGAATGGTGCGGACAAGACCAGAGCTGCCTTCATCGAGGATCCAGTGTGGTTACTCCAGGGAGCACCTGGCCGACCGggacgacacggccggcTCTATAAGTCAGGCGACTTGGTTCGGTACAACGAAGACGGCCATTTGGTCTTTGTCGGGCGCAAGGATACGCAAGTCAAGATCCGCGGGCAACGGGTCGAGCTTGGAGAAGTCGAGCACTGGCTTCACAAATACGTCAAGAGTACGGCTCGTaccgtcgccgaggtcgttGTGCCGCAAGGCAAGAACGCCAAACCATTATTGGCGGCATTCATCCAAAACGAAAGCAATGGCCCCGGCAGAAATGGCCATGCTGTCGGTCAAAACAAGTCGGATAAGGaccacgtcggcctcgtcataTATCCCTTTGCCGCCGATATACAAGCGAAGATCTCAGCGCATCTGCCGAGTTACATGGTTCCTTCGATAATCTTCTCCATCGAGAAGCTCCCACAGACAATGACCGGGAAACTGGACCGGAAACGGCTGCGAGAAATTGGCTCGTCCCTCTCCGTTGAGATGCTTGCCGAAATGCTGTCGTCCAACCGGGGGCCAAAGCGACAGCCTTCTTCGGAGATCCTACGGTGCATCCAAAAGATTTGGTCCCAGGTTCTCGATATCCCAACAGCGAAAATTGGGTTGGACGATAATTTCTTCCATCTCGGAGGCGACTCGATCGCGGCAATGAAGGTAGTCGGCGAGGCACGCAAACTCGGCATCAACCTGACCGTGACGGACTGCTTCCGCTACCCAGTCCTACACGAGCACTCGAAACACAGTTTTCATTCGGTCCCCAGTTCCTCGGAGGACTTTGTGCCTTTTGCCCTTATTGGCGATGGGGTCGATATTCCTTCACTTCTCGAAGACCTGACCAAGGCGTGCAGCGCAACGCCAGCCAAAATCTCCGACGCATACCCCTGCACGCCCCTTCAACAAGGCCTGATGGCATTAACTCTGCAGCGCCCTGGAGAATACAGCATGCAGGGCGTCATGGAGTTGTCAAAGAATATTGACCTTGAGCGTTTCTGCGCGGCTTGGGAGCGGGCAGCCCGCACCATGCCCATTTTGCGCACCAGACTTGTCCAGCACAGACAACTCGGTCTCTTGCAAGTCGTCTGTGACGAGCCGGTCCGTTGGGTCAAGGCAACGGGCCTGGAAGAGTACCTGAGCGCGGACAGGGAAGATCCCATGGGACTGGGACGGCCCTTGGTACGCTACGGGCTTGTCAAAGAAACCTCGGAAGCCGTGGCGCCCAGGTGGTTTGTCTGGTCGATCCATCACACGCTTTACGACGGGTGGTCGATGCCTCTACTTATCGACGAGGTGAGCCGGGCGTATCgtggcgacgccatcgagacTCCGCCTCCCTTTCAAACCTTCATCAAATACGTGAAAGAACAGGACAACGAAGACTCGCGGCGCTATTGGCAAGACACCCTATCGGGCTGTGAGGGCCTGACACCTTTTCCGAGTCTACCGCCGACTATCAAGCAGCCGATGGCAGATCAGACTGTGGAGTATCAACTGCCTCGGCCTCAGGTGCGCTCGACAGACAGGAACGTCACGACTTCGACTCTAGTCCGTGCTGCATGGGCCTTGCTCATCAGCCGGATGACCAACTGCCCCGACGTTGTGTTTGGAATTACCGTGTCTGGGCGGAGCGCGCCCGTGACCGGCGTGGAGACCATGGCAGCGCCGACATTTGCAACAGTCCCGCTACGTGTAAAGCCAGATGAGAACCAGACAATGTGGGACTATGTCGAcgcggtgcagcagcagtcaCTCGACATGACCCCGCATGAGCAAATAGGACTACAGGGGATTGCTGAGATGTCTCCCGACGGCCGGCAAGCCTGCAGTTTCCAGACGCTGTTGATTATTCACCCGCCTGAGACTGGCACTTCCCAGGAAGAATACGGGACGTGGCAGCCGATCCGACACCAGCAATGGTTCAACACGTACGCCTTTCTGATAGAGGTGTACCTTGGCGACGGGAGCCTTACAGTCAAAGCCACCTTTGACTCAAGAGTGATCCAACCATGGGCGGTACGCAAGCTCCTTGAACGCCTCGAGTTTGTGACAAGACAGCTGGAGGACGCCGAAGCCGTCGATAAATTGGCCGATATCCAAGTCATGACACCGCATGATCTGGAGCAAATATGGAACTGGAACAGCACACTACCAGCCCCGTGGGATGTTTGTGTTCACGACGTGTTCCGAGAACAAGCAATGAGAAGGCCTGACGCACCAGCCGTGCATTCCTGGGACGGCCAACTTACCTATCGTGAGCTAGACCAGCTTTCCTCACGCTTGGCTGGCCGTCTTGTGCAATATGGCGTTGGGCCAGATATGATCGTGCCGCTCTTGTTCGAGAAGTCCATGTGGGCTCCCGCCGCTATGCTTGGCGTGCTcaaggcgggcggggcgTTTGTCTCGATAGACACCTGTCTACCAGAGCAGCGTATCCAGGCTATTGTCCAGCAAGTGCGGTCGAAAGTGGTTGTGTCTTCGGCCGCCAACCTACGTCTAAGCTCGCGGTTGTCGGGAACGGTCATTGAGCTTGGGCAAGACTCGATGCGTCTCTTTGACTCTTCCGCCAGGCCCTtgcccgtcgacgtcacTCCGTCGGCAACAATGTTTGCCGTCTTCACATCGGGCAGCACAGGTACGCCCAAGGGGGCTCTGCTGTCTCACAGAAACTTTTGTTCCAGTCTCAAGCACCAGCTACGGGCTCTCGGGTTCAACCAGGATTCTCGGGTGTTTGACTTTGCGTCCTACGCCTTTGACGTGGCCATCCACAATGCCTTTGCCGCGTTTGCGTCAGGCGGGTGCTTATGCATTCCCTCGGAGAAAGACCGCAAGGACAATATCAATCAGGTCATGGCAGACATGCGAGTCACTCTTGCCAACGTTACGACCTCGGTGGCTCGCCTCATCGTTCCAAGCTCGGTACCTCAGCTTCAGACCCTGATTTTCGGCGGAGAAGCCGTGTTCATTGACGACGTTGTACGCTGGTGGGACAAGGTCAGAGTTGTCAACGCGTACGGGCCCGCGGAATGCGGCCCGAGTACGATCAGTTGGGAACAGACGAGCCCCCAAGATATAACCCACATAGGGGCAGGGCTTGGGCTGCTGACGTGGGTTGTGGATCCAGACAACCATGATATCCTGTTACCACCCGGATGTGTTGGCGAACTTCTTCTCGAAGGTCCCCTCGTCGGGTGCGGCTATCTGAATGATCCAGCAAAGACGGCAGCCGTGTTCATCGAAGACCCGAAGTGGCTCCTTCGAGGCACAGCCACTCATCCAGGAAGGCATGGCCGACTCTACAAGACAGGAGACCTGGTCCGCTACAGCGAGCGAGGGATGCTGGCATACCTGGGTCGCAAGGACACGCAGGTCAAGATCCGGGGCCAGAGGGTTGAGCTAGGCGAAATCGAGCACTGCGTGCAGAAATGCATGCCTGATGCAACGCGAGTTGTTGCAGAGCTCATCACGCCACGGGGCGCGCAGTCTGGGCCGGTGCTCGCGGCTTTTCTTGAGATTGATGCTGCAGCCACAACTGCCGCCGAGCCGGAGCAtcacaccgccgccgcgaggatACTACCGACTCCGGCGGGAACGAGAACGAGAATAGCGGAAGCATTGCCTGCCTAcatggtgccgtcggcgttcATCTCTATGAAACAGCTGCCGGTGACGCCGACTGGAAAGCTGAACCGGAAGCAGCTACGGGAAATCGGCATGGCGTTCACGATGCGGGAGCTCAGCGAGCCGCAGTCGGGCAGGCTGGAAGTGAAGAGGCCGCCCGTGACCAATGTAGAGCGGCAGATGCAGCAGATTTGGGCCAAGGTTCTTAAGATTGATCCCGTCACTATAGGGTTAGACGATAGCTTTGCTGTTCTAGGGGGGGATTCCATCGGCATgatgaggatggtggtggaggcgcgGCAGGCCGGTCTCGAGCTGACAGTCGTGGATATCGTCCGGCATCCTAGGCTCTGCCAGTTGGCTGCGAGAACCGACGGTACCTCCCGGTGA